From a single Pleurodeles waltl isolate 20211129_DDA chromosome 8, aPleWal1.hap1.20221129, whole genome shotgun sequence genomic region:
- the LOC138249478 gene encoding olfactory receptor 6N1-like: MSFEKMLQQCLETLVRSVISTFLFQVPLSENIENRKLHNQANSTVTEFILFGFPSLQNYQTLLFWIFFPIYFLTVTGNGIVFLLIILDHKLQTPMYFFISHLSFLDLSFSTVTVPKMLAKFLMNSKTISFRGCILQMYVFLSLAATECILLTMMSFDRYYAICQPFQYGTRVTKKLCIQLAIVSWIGGFLAPFVQSILASRLPFCGPNVIHHYYCDHPPLLHLACADTSLNVAIGSSISFFIIISSFSLILFSYVKIIWSIIKISSQGGRRKTFSTCASHLIVVNLFYLPIIFMYIRPAESVVSEIDSLIAVLYSALTPMLNPMIYTLRNKDIKEAFRRNLNIISISSFKSY, encoded by the coding sequence ATGTCATTTGAAAAAATGCTTCAACAATGTTTAGAGACTTTAGTGAGATCAGTAATTTCCACATTTCTGTTCCAGGTGCCACTCTCAGAAAATATAGAAAACAGGAAACTGCACAATCAGGCCAACAGCACAGTAACTGAGTTCATACTGTTTGGTTTTCCAAGTCTCCAAAATTATCAAACTTTGCTTTTCTGGATCTTTTTCCCCATTTACTTTCTCACTGTCACAGGTAATGGCATTGTATTTCTACTTATCATCCTTGATCATAAGCTTCAAACACCCATGTACTTCTTCATCAGTCACCTCTCCTTCCTGGATCTCAGTTTCTCTACAGTGACTGTGCCAAAAATGCTGGCTAAATTTCTGATGAACAGCAAAACTATTTCCTTTAGAGGCTGCATCTTACAGATGTATGTGTTTCTTTCTTTGGCTGCCACAGAATGTATTCTGCTGACAATGATGTCCTTTGATCGCTATTATGCCATATGCCAACCCTTCCAATATGGAACCCGTGTGACTAAAAAACTCTGCATTCAGCTTGCTATTGTTTCTTGGATTGGAGGATTCCTCGCCCCCTTTGTACAATCAATTTTAGCCTCAAGACTGCCCTTCTGTGGACCCAATGTGATCCATCATTATTACTGTGACCACCCACCCCTGCTCCATCTGGCCTGTGCCGACACCTCTCTCAACGTTGCCATAGGATCCTCCATTAGTTTCTTTATTATAATTTCATCATTTTCTCTCATTCTATTTTCTTATGTTAAAATAATATGGTCCATCATAAAAATTAGTTCACAAGGGggaagaagaaaaacattttcaacCTGTGCTTCTCATTTAATTGTGGTAAATCTGTTTTACCTGCCAATAATTTTCATGTACATACGTCCTGCTGAATCTGTTGTTTCTGAGATAGATTCTCTTATTGCTGTTCTTTATTCTGCATTAACACCCATGCTCAATCCTATGATATATACCCTGAGAAACAAAGACATCAAGGAGGCATTCAGAAGGAATCTCAACATCATCAGCATTTCCTCATTCAAGTCATATTGA